The Roseococcus microcysteis genome contains a region encoding:
- a CDS encoding helix-turn-helix domain-containing protein codes for MQDATLVDDPLERRLAARLAALRAESGLSLEELAQRSGISRATLSRLERGETSPTAAMLGRLCAVHGWTLSRLMAEAEGTAPALVRLADQPRWTDPETGFRRRAASPPGAGLRMEMVAGELPAGAAIAYPAPPVPRMEQHLLLTAGALRFEHGPQGWDLAPGDCLRLILTGPTRLAAGPEGAAYLIAIAAP; via the coding sequence ATGCAAGACGCCACGCTGGTGGATGACCCGCTTGAACGCCGCCTCGCCGCCCGCCTGGCCGCGCTGCGCGCCGAATCCGGCCTGTCGCTGGAGGAGCTGGCCCAGCGCAGCGGCATTTCCCGCGCCACCCTCTCCCGCCTCGAACGCGGGGAGACCAGCCCCACCGCCGCCATGCTCGGCCGTCTCTGCGCCGTGCATGGCTGGACCCTCTCGCGCCTGATGGCCGAGGCCGAGGGCACCGCCCCCGCGCTGGTGCGCCTGGCCGACCAGCCCCGCTGGACCGACCCCGAGACGGGCTTCCGCCGCCGCGCCGCCTCGCCCCCCGGGGCGGGGCTGCGGATGGAGATGGTGGCGGGCGAATTGCCCGCGGGGGCGGCCATCGCCTACCCGGCCCCGCCCGTGCCGCGGATGGAACAGCATTTGCTGCTGACGGCGGGCGCGCTGCGCTTCGAGCATGGCCCGCAGGGCTGGGATCTGGCACCAGGCGACTGCCTGCGCCTGATCCTGACCGGCCCCACAAGGCTGGCGGCGGGGCCGGAGGGCGCGGCCTACCTCATCGCGATCGCCGCGCCATGA
- a CDS encoding tetratricopeptide repeat protein translates to MPDLVDEVDEELRAERAKRLAMRYGSLLAGALLLVLAGVAGWQGWRWYENRQAGQAAAQFLTVAQQAATEGADMRAAAERFNAIAAEAPPGYRTLARLRAAALLAETGQRDEALAAYNALAGDGGVDSLYRDLATVLWGLHAVDVADAGEITARLTPLAGDAAPWRASAREVLALVALRAGRNAEARGHLQALLADAATPPGIRERANRLMQGMGS, encoded by the coding sequence TTGCCCGATCTTGTTGACGAAGTTGATGAGGAACTGCGCGCCGAACGCGCCAAGCGGCTGGCCATGCGCTATGGCAGCCTGCTGGCCGGGGCGCTGCTGCTGGTGCTGGCGGGCGTGGCCGGCTGGCAGGGCTGGCGCTGGTATGAGAATCGCCAGGCCGGCCAGGCCGCCGCGCAATTCCTGACCGTGGCCCAGCAGGCCGCTACCGAGGGCGCCGACATGCGCGCGGCCGCCGAGCGCTTCAACGCCATCGCCGCCGAGGCGCCCCCCGGCTACCGCACCCTGGCCCGGCTGCGCGCCGCCGCCCTGCTGGCCGAGACGGGCCAGCGTGACGAGGCGCTGGCCGCCTACAACGCCCTGGCCGGCGATGGCGGGGTGGACAGCCTCTACCGTGACCTCGCCACCGTGCTATGGGGCCTGCACGCGGTGGACGTGGCCGATGCGGGAGAGATCACGGCCCGCCTCACCCCGCTGGCGGGCGATGCCGCCCCCTGGCGCGCCTCCGCGCGGGAGGTGCTGGCGTTGGTCGCGCTGCGCGCCGGACGCAATGCCGAGGCGCGGGGACATCTTCAGGCCCTGCTGGCCGATGCGGCGACGCCGCCCGGAATCCGGGAACGCGCGAACCGCCTGATGCAAGGAATGGGAAGCTGA
- a CDS encoding GNAT family N-acetyltransferase, with product MTIQELDATAAEAALPALSEILHGCVHGGASVGFILPFAVEDAAHWWRAKVLPAVAAGERRLLVASRAGRILGTAQLDLATPPNQRHRAEVCKVLVRPDSRRQGLGRALMQAMEPIARAEGRSLLTLDTVAGSAAQPLYESLGYVLVGVLPGWARAAREDRLEGTAIMYKRLA from the coding sequence ATGACCATTCAGGAACTGGACGCCACCGCCGCCGAGGCCGCGCTGCCGGCCCTGTCCGAAATCCTGCATGGCTGCGTCCATGGCGGGGCCAGCGTGGGGTTCATCCTGCCCTTCGCCGTTGAGGATGCTGCCCACTGGTGGCGCGCCAAGGTGCTGCCCGCCGTGGCGGCGGGCGAACGCCGGCTGCTGGTGGCAAGCCGCGCGGGGCGCATCCTGGGCACCGCCCAGCTCGACCTCGCCACCCCGCCCAACCAGCGCCACCGCGCCGAGGTCTGCAAGGTGCTGGTCCGTCCCGATTCCCGCCGCCAGGGGCTGGGCCGGGCGCTGATGCAGGCGATGGAGCCCATCGCCCGCGCCGAGGGGCGCAGCCTGCTCACGCTGGACACCGTGGCGGGCAGCGCGGCGCAGCCTCTCTATGAATCGCTGGGCTATGTGTTGGTGGGCGTGCTGCCCGGCTGGGCGCGCGCGGCGCGGGAGGACCGGCTGGAGGGCACGGCCATCATGTACAAGCGCCTCGCGTGA
- a CDS encoding PQQ-like beta-propeller repeat protein: MDKPVNAPLWGRRAALLGAAALVAGCDTITDATDRLLGTRKEPLPGARAPVLSAQRTLGVDASAQARPFTLPAPVVNTAWTTPGGNAGHAPGHLALARPLGEVWRSSIGTGTGYRQRMTAPPLVEGETVYAMDAMGRVSALDIARGNRRWQRDTRPEDSRGGALGGAMALHEGSLYVVTGLAEVMALDPATGEIRWRAPMPSAARGGIAVAGGRILVPNVENNVVAFSTQDGSRAWSFRGTPVQALMLGQPSPAVDGDIAVVGLASGEIVALRVADGRTVWTESLGMARSGAPSLSDISAITAMPVIDRGRVHVTSVGGTSASLDLRSGRRVWERDVGGPVTVAAAGDWVWLLSREAELICMGREDGRIRWITALPSFGDPDRRRDPILYGPPVLGGGRLLLTSSTGQAIEVDADAGEIIARSRLPSGCTLQPALALEGAYLLVDSGSVVALRGVG; encoded by the coding sequence ATGGACAAGCCCGTGAATGCCCCTCTCTGGGGCCGCCGCGCCGCCCTGCTGGGCGCCGCCGCGCTGGTCGCCGGCTGCGACACCATCACCGACGCGACCGACCGGCTGCTCGGCACCCGCAAGGAGCCGCTGCCCGGCGCCCGCGCGCCCGTGCTCTCGGCCCAGCGCACGCTGGGGGTGGATGCCTCCGCCCAGGCGCGCCCCTTCACACTGCCCGCCCCCGTGGTGAACACCGCCTGGACCACGCCCGGCGGCAATGCCGGCCACGCGCCGGGGCACCTGGCCCTCGCCCGCCCGCTGGGCGAGGTGTGGCGCAGCTCCATCGGCACCGGCACCGGCTACCGCCAGCGCATGACCGCGCCGCCCCTGGTCGAGGGCGAGACCGTCTATGCCATGGACGCCATGGGCCGTGTCTCGGCGCTCGACATCGCGCGCGGCAACCGCCGCTGGCAGCGCGACACCCGCCCCGAGGATTCGCGCGGCGGCGCGCTGGGCGGCGCCATGGCCCTGCATGAGGGCAGCCTCTACGTCGTCACCGGCCTCGCCGAGGTCATGGCGCTGGACCCCGCCACGGGCGAAATCCGCTGGCGCGCGCCCATGCCCTCGGCCGCGCGCGGCGGCATCGCGGTGGCGGGCGGGCGCATCCTGGTGCCCAATGTCGAGAACAATGTGGTGGCCTTCTCCACCCAGGATGGCAGCCGCGCCTGGTCCTTCCGCGGCACGCCCGTGCAGGCGCTGATGCTGGGCCAGCCCAGCCCCGCCGTGGACGGGGACATCGCGGTGGTGGGCCTCGCCTCGGGCGAGATCGTGGCGCTGCGCGTGGCCGATGGCCGCACCGTCTGGACCGAGAGCCTGGGCATGGCGCGTTCCGGCGCACCCTCGCTCTCCGACATCAGCGCCATCACCGCCATGCCCGTCATTGACCGTGGGCGCGTGCATGTGACCAGCGTGGGCGGCACCAGCGCCTCGCTCGACCTGCGCTCGGGCCGGCGGGTATGGGAGCGCGATGTGGGCGGACCCGTAACGGTGGCCGCGGCCGGCGATTGGGTGTGGCTGCTCTCGCGCGAAGCGGAACTGATCTGCATGGGGCGCGAGGATGGGCGCATCCGCTGGATCACCGCCCTGCCCTCCTTCGGCGACCCGGACCGGCGGCGCGACCCCATCCTCTACGGCCCGCCCGTCCTCGGCGGCGGGCGCCTGCTGCTGACCAGCAGCACGGGCCAGGCCATCGAGGTGGACGCAGATGCGGGCGAGATCATCGCGCGCTCCCGCCTGCCCTCGGGCTGCACGCTGCAGCCGGCGCTGGCGCTGGAAGGCGCCTATCTGCTGGTGGACAGCGGCAGCGTCGTCGCCCTGCGCGGCGTGGGATGA
- a CDS encoding dihydroorotase yields the protein MPHFDMILRGGQAVLPWGIEPLDIGVRDGRIAAMGDLRRAEAEQVLDCARLHVLPGLIDAHVHLREPGDPNVETIATGTRAAVLGGLAAVFDMPNTNPSITDSDQLAWKRGHVSEHAWCDMGIYVGASKKNIADLAALEAEDNVCAVKVFAGSSTGDLLIEDDATLEAVMRSGRRRICYHSEDEYRLQERKKLFTSGMPHRNHMEWRDVETAMLGTKRLMALARKTGRPAHILHVSSAEELEYLAGFRDLCTVEVLMNHLTQTDEAYDRLGGYAVMNPPIRDRRHLEAAWEAVRNGTVDVVGSDHAPHSRAAKERPWPDTAAGLTGVQTIVPVMLDHVSQGRLSLMRLVDLMCAGPARVYGAVNKGRLAVGYDADFTLVDMAASREITEDWIASPCGWTPFAGYRCQGWPVGTIVRGHAVMREGEVLGAPVGKPVQFR from the coding sequence ATGCCCCATTTCGACATGATCCTGCGCGGCGGCCAGGCCGTCCTGCCCTGGGGCATCGAGCCTTTGGACATCGGCGTGCGCGACGGGCGCATCGCCGCCATGGGCGACCTCCGCCGAGCCGAGGCCGAGCAGGTGCTGGACTGCGCGCGACTGCATGTCCTGCCCGGGCTGATTGATGCCCATGTCCATCTGCGCGAGCCGGGTGACCCCAATGTCGAGACGATCGCCACCGGCACCAGGGCCGCCGTGCTGGGTGGGCTGGCGGCGGTGTTCGACATGCCCAACACCAACCCCTCCATCACCGACAGCGACCAGCTGGCCTGGAAGCGCGGCCATGTGAGCGAACACGCCTGGTGCGACATGGGCATCTATGTCGGCGCCTCGAAGAAGAACATCGCCGACCTCGCCGCGCTGGAAGCGGAAGACAATGTCTGCGCGGTGAAGGTCTTCGCCGGCTCCTCCACCGGTGACCTGCTGATCGAGGATGACGCGACGCTGGAGGCCGTGATGCGCTCCGGCCGCCGACGCATCTGCTACCATTCCGAGGACGAATACCGGCTGCAGGAGCGCAAGAAGCTCTTCACCTCCGGCATGCCGCACCGCAACCACATGGAGTGGCGCGACGTCGAGACCGCCATGCTGGGCACGAAGCGCCTGATGGCCCTGGCCCGCAAGACCGGCCGCCCCGCCCATATCCTGCACGTGAGCAGCGCGGAGGAGCTGGAATACCTGGCCGGCTTCCGCGACCTCTGCACCGTCGAGGTGCTGATGAACCACCTGACCCAGACCGACGAGGCCTATGACCGCCTCGGCGGCTATGCCGTGATGAACCCCCCCATCCGCGACCGCCGCCACCTGGAGGCCGCCTGGGAGGCCGTCCGCAACGGCACGGTGGACGTGGTGGGCAGCGACCATGCGCCCCACAGCCGCGCCGCCAAGGAACGCCCCTGGCCCGACACGGCGGCGGGCCTGACCGGCGTGCAGACCATCGTGCCCGTCATGCTGGACCATGTGAGCCAGGGGCGCCTGAGCCTCATGCGGCTGGTGGACCTGATGTGCGCGGGGCCGGCGCGGGTCTATGGCGCGGTGAACAAGGGGCGGCTCGCGGTCGGCTATGACGCCGACTTCACCCTGGTGGACATGGCCGCCAGCCGCGAGATCACCGAGGACTGGATCGCGAGCCCCTGCGGCTGGACGCCCTTCGCCGGCTATCGCTGCCAGGGCTGGCCGGTGGGGACCATCGTGCGCGGCCATGCGGTCATGCGCGAGGGCGAGGTGCTGGGCGCGCCGGTCGGCAAGCCCGTGCAGTTCAGGTAG